From one Eucalyptus grandis isolate ANBG69807.140 chromosome 9, ASM1654582v1, whole genome shotgun sequence genomic stretch:
- the LOC120288253 gene encoding lipase-like PAD4: protein MMHLMLETVSPVSSFEDHLKIDIDDLSESSYEAGVFLALQSSGIDPQDDNVSKPAKGCLQMARHMGRAPNLNNAYLAIKLSEITPCRAQLEWYKARCDESVDQCGYYDTFEKFAASRRESTINMNLFRLGTFWDRVIGMAARNELSHDFHCMPKWVNASHSYMLLAEPLEIARYYRHGMHAKKGHYIKHGRNRRFQILERWWNRKVAVAAQEPQQNNNKRNRSRYASFTQDYLFWARVEEAKDWLKNTEEEEDLNKLGSFLENMNRFETYAKELIKNKEVSIDVLAKNSSYTLWAEKWKDLKAKLLRPPSTPLLNGMGCDYEEMKR from the exons ATGATGCATTTGATGCTCGAGACAGTCTCTCCAGTTTCCAGTTTTGAGGATCATCTGAA AATAGACATCGATGACCTCTCCGAGTCAAGCTATGAAGCTGGTGTCTTCTTGGCATTACAATCTTCAGGAATAGATCCACAG GATGACAATGTTTCAAAGCCAGCTAAAGGTTGCCTGCAGATGGCTCGGCACATGGGACGTGCACCGAACCTGAACAATGCTTATCTAGCTATCAAACTATCTGAGATAACGCCCTGCAGGGCACAACTTGAGTGGTACAAGGCACGCTGCGATGAGTCTGTGGATCAATGTGGGTATTATGACACATTCGAGAAATTTGCAGCATCCAGGAGGGAGTCCACAATCAACATGAACCTGTTCAGACTCGGCACATTCTGGGATAGGGTCATAGGCATGGCAGCACGGAATGAACTCTCGCACGATTTCCACTGCATGCCCAAGTGGGTCAATGCGTCCCATTCCTACATGCTCCTCGCCGAGCCATTGGAAATCGCACGCTATTACCGTCATGGCATGCACGCAAAGAAGGGACATTACATCAAACATGGGAGGAATAGGAGGTTCCAGATTTTGGAAAGATGGTGGAATCGGAAGGTGGCTGTTGCGGCGCAAGAACcacaacaaaataacaacaaaaggAATAGGAGCAGGTATGCAAGCTTTACTCAAGATTATTTGTTTTGGGCGAGGGTGGAGGAAGCTAAAGACTGGCTCAAGAACacagaagaggaagaggaccTGAATAAGTTGGGATCATTTTTGGAGAACATGAATCGTTTCGAGACGTACGCAAAGGAGCTGATTAAGAACAAGGAGGTGTCCATAGATGTTCTGGCTAAGAACTCAAGTTACACATTATGGGCTGAgaaatggaaagatttgaagGCGAAGCTCTTGCGGCCACCTTCTACTCCTCTTTTGAACGGAATGGGTTGTGATTACGAAGAGATGAAGAGATAG